The Streptomyces tubercidicus DNA segment CCCGCCGCCCGTCCTGAAGGACATCGCCCTCAAGCGCCTCATGCTGGCCTACGATCACGGCCAGGGCTCCACCGGGTTCCGCATCGAGGTGGACGTCGACTTCCCGTTGGGCGGCCTCGACGCCGACCTCGCCGTCATGGTGTCCCTGACCAAGTCCGGCGGGAGCCAGACGTACGACCAGGAGTACGAGGCGCGGCTGGTCCTCGGTGTCCCCACGCAGGGGGGCGGGGACGACACCGTCCGCACCCTGACGTTCGACATCAAGGACGTCCAGCACGCCGAGTTCAGCGCGACCTGCGAGGACTCCAAGGGCGTGTCGTTCGCGGACCTCGCCGGACTGCTGGGCGTGGCGGGACCGCCGGCGTTCCTGGCCGATCTGGCCATCTCCGGCCTCACGGTCGGGTACGCGTCCGCCCGCAAGTCCATTGTGCTCGCCGCGAAGGAGAAGGGCGGCGGCTCGCTCGTCGTCGTCTCGGACCAGCCGAAGGGCGGCACCCGCACCTGGGCCGTGCGCGCCGGCGTCGGGCTGGACGCCAAGCTCTCGGACCTGCCGTTGCTCCAGGGGCAGATCCCCCAAGGCCAGGACCTCGGCGTGCGCGGGCTGGGCGTGTTGCTCACCTCCGACGAGCTGAGGACCGACCGGATCACCGAGCTCAACAAGGCCCTCGCGGCGAGCGACGGGACGCTGCCCCTGCTGCCCGCCGACGGCCTGGGCAAGGGGCTGGCCTTCACGGTCGACCTACAGCTGCCGGGGCACTCGGAGACCACTTCGGTCGTCGTCCGGGGCGACCGCAAGAAGACCAAGGCCCCCGTCGAGGCTCCCCCACGGCCACGGCTGATCACGCAGGACGCCACGCCCGTCGCCGAGAACGCCGCCGAGAACGTCAGCCAAAACGTCGCCGAGGACGCGCCGGCCACCCCCACCGGCCTCCCCCTGGTCGCCTGGCTCAAGGTCCAGCGCGACATCGGCCCCCTCAGCCTCAGCCGCGTCGGCGTGGGCTTCGCGGACGACACCGTGTGGGTGCTGTTCGACGCCTCCCTCGGTATGGCCGGGCTTACCGTCGGCGTCGACGGGCTGGGCATCGGCATCCATCTGTCCCACCCCGTGCCGCCGGACTTCCGGCTGGACGGGCTGAGCGTCGGCTACTCCCGTCCGCCGCTGGCAATCAAGGGCGCCCTGGTCAACCGGCCCCCGGACGACACGTACAGCACCCTGATCGAAGGCGCCCTGGCCGTCACGGCCGAGGAGTTCGGACTGACGGCGCTGGGCGCGTACGCGCGGACGAAGCAGCACCCCGACCAGCCGTCGTTGTTCCTCTTCGGCAAGGTCAACGGCGAGTTCGGCGGGCCGCCGCCCGTGCAGATCACCGGCATCATGGCCGGCTTCGGCCTCAACACGGACCTGCGGCTGCCCGAGGGCGACCACGTGCTGGACTTCCCGTTCCTCGCGGACATGTCCTCGCCCGAGACCGACCCGCTGGTGGTCCTGAACAACCTGATGGGGGGTCAGGACGCCTGGGTGCGCCCCGCCTCCGGACAGCTGTGGTTCGCGGCCGGCCTCGAATTCAAGGTCTTCGAGTTCGTCAGCGGTCAGGCGCTGCTGGTGCTGGAGGTCGGCGACGACTTCGCCGTCGCGGTGCTCGGCACGGCGGAGGCGCAGTTCCCCAAGGACCAGTCCCTGCCCGCGTACGCGAAGGTCCGGCTGGGCCTGTCCGCCAAGTACCGTGCCAGTGAGGGCGTGCTGAAGCTGACCGCGCAGCTCGCGCCCGGCTCGTTCCTGCTGTCCGAGGACTGTGTGCTGACCGGCGGCTTCGCGCTGTACACCTGGTTCGACGGCGCGCACGCCGGTGACTTCGTCCTCACCCTGGGCGGCTACTACCCCGGCTACCCGGTGCCCGGCCACTACCCGCAGGTGCCGCGGCTGGGCTTCAACTGGCCGGTCACCTCGGAGCTGACCATCAGCGGTGGCTCGTACTTCGCGCTCACCCCCGGCGCGGTCATGGCCGGTGGAGCGCTGGACGTGAACTTCCGCGCCGGCGACCTGCACGCCTGGCTGACCGCGCACGCCAACATCCTCATCGAGTGGGCGCCGTTCCACTTCGACGCCGGGATCGACGTGAGCATCGGCGTCAGCTTTGTGCTCGACCTGTGGCTGGTACGCGAGACGATCAGCGTCGAGGTCGGCGCGTCCTTGCAGCTCTGGGGCCCGCCGACGGCCGGCAAGGTCACCGTCCATCTCTGGTTCATCTCCTTCACCATCGGCTTCGGTGACGGCAGCGCGAGCGGCGACAAGGCCGCGCCCTGGTCCGACGTGGTCAAGCAGCTGCCCGCGGCGAAGGACGCCGTCCGGCTGGTGCCCATGGACGGGCTGACGCCGGTGGAGTCCAAGGACGAGCCGGGACTGTGGACGGTCAGCACCGGCGCCTTCTCCTTCGCGGTGCGCACGGCCGTCCCGGTCGGCAAGCTGTACTTCGGCGAAGAGCAGCAGAACGGGATCGGCACCACGGATGTCAACATCCGTCCCCTCCGCGACGGCGGCGAGCACCTCGACTCGAAGCTCACGGTCACACTCACCGGCAACGACGGTCCCCAGGACCTGAGCAAGTGGGCCACCACATCGAACGTGGCGAGCCTGCCCGCAGCGCTGTGGGGCAAGTACGACGGCAAGCTGACCACCGGCAGCGAGCAGCGCGTCGACGGCCAGCTGACGGGCGTCGATCTGCGCCTG contains these protein-coding regions:
- a CDS encoding DUF6603 domain-containing protein, translated to MVAVTAMTVGGLREWLKTLSSPTQELLLPDGLPANLGDQGTLKNAVNPGALSEWFTMGTTLTRMVPDPDHLCITGIIVTETPNVSLWFFSDEEGNPDDATVTGVQFGLSLKSHPVMSVFSALGLQDLLLLYTIHIVDGAAVRELSARAKLAVDGGDPLLVTCALDFEAGRTSYEFVVEPEGGKEWHVAEALFGLFGVAPPPVLKDIALKRLMLAYDHGQGSTGFRIEVDVDFPLGGLDADLAVMVSLTKSGGSQTYDQEYEARLVLGVPTQGGGDDTVRTLTFDIKDVQHAEFSATCEDSKGVSFADLAGLLGVAGPPAFLADLAISGLTVGYASARKSIVLAAKEKGGGSLVVVSDQPKGGTRTWAVRAGVGLDAKLSDLPLLQGQIPQGQDLGVRGLGVLLTSDELRTDRITELNKALAASDGTLPLLPADGLGKGLAFTVDLQLPGHSETTSVVVRGDRKKTKAPVEAPPRPRLITQDATPVAENAAENVSQNVAEDAPATPTGLPLVAWLKVQRDIGPLSLSRVGVGFADDTVWVLFDASLGMAGLTVGVDGLGIGIHLSHPVPPDFRLDGLSVGYSRPPLAIKGALVNRPPDDTYSTLIEGALAVTAEEFGLTALGAYARTKQHPDQPSLFLFGKVNGEFGGPPPVQITGIMAGFGLNTDLRLPEGDHVLDFPFLADMSSPETDPLVVLNNLMGGQDAWVRPASGQLWFAAGLEFKVFEFVSGQALLVLEVGDDFAVAVLGTAEAQFPKDQSLPAYAKVRLGLSAKYRASEGVLKLTAQLAPGSFLLSEDCVLTGGFALYTWFDGAHAGDFVLTLGGYYPGYPVPGHYPQVPRLGFNWPVTSELTISGGSYFALTPGAVMAGGALDVNFRAGDLHAWLTAHANILIEWAPFHFDAGIDVSIGVSFVLDLWLVRETISVEVGASLQLWGPPTAGKVTVHLWFISFTIGFGDGSASGDKAAPWSDVVKQLPAAKDAVRLVPMDGLTPVESKDEPGLWTVSTGAFSFAVRTAVPVGKLYFGEEQQNGIGTTDVNIRPLRDGGEHLDSKLTVTLTGNDGPQDLSKWATTSNVASLPAALWGKYDGKLTTGSEQRVDGQLTGVDLRLPQPTPGSTPGPIKAGTIAHDDRTPNGKLPLTQSAVVPAVTAVEAAPARVEAVQPVTVDRVAEAAPVPEIGASVAAVTGGQAGALIDQSRDRLFAAMDYLGVSPGTNERLAATDGLVAGDINAKPAPPVPGTPTASERLYVLGAGASVTPVDAQSLTAYDRVPLEFAQGSSAPLHFAVSPGGHRLCAVDNDQNIDVRDVSANPPGETTSLFHDRIWGYQQTRGAAVSPDSKWAYVTATQSQQLLVLNLQPDVPAKKYDFGLQAVLGEVVPAARWDDASQIVYVAKPELNTVAQVNVTNGKYPTTNPGDNLPTGPSPTRLAVDPQGRWLYALNPTKSTVTVTDLAAKQIVATLRTGTSPSALAASADSKRLYVANYVTGTVSVFDTSGGLPREAAEPVWVGKRPIALAVSAAGDRLYVAREKVQQVQVVDVASDQPVLLPVTVPLKDDPVALAVTVPPTVTDTPATPSVTRTTEGGAA